The Candidatus Schekmanbacteria bacterium genome contains the following window.
ACAGCCCTGACTCTATCTAGTAAATAAGATGGCCTTAGAAAAAACTTTCTATAAGCATAGCGGATTATCTTCTGAAGCTTTTCTTCACTCCAATTGTCTGAAATTATTACAGGCCTTTTCAAATCTTTATCCAAAGGATTCTTTGCAGATGTTTCCTTATACCATCCTCTTTTAACTGCCTCATCATAAATCCATGTACCATAATAGGGAGAAAGAGTGCTGAATTGAGCATATGTGGGATTTATTTCAACTGCAAACTCTACAGTCCTCTTCTCATCTTCATAGGTTTCATTGGGTATTCCAAGGATGAAATATGCAATTGTTTCAATCCCCTCGTCTCGAGCCATCTGAAAAGCATTTTTTACCTTTGAAAGGTCTAAATTTTTTTTCAGATAATCAATCCCCTTTTGATTTCCGCTTTCGACTCCAAAGGCAATTACACGGCACCCTGCAGACTTCATTGCCTTCAGCATCTCTTTGTCAATTCTGTCAACTCTGCCTTCACATTTCCACTTTATATCAATTTTTCGCTCCTCTATTTTACTGCATATTTCCAGAACCCTGTCTCTCTTAAGAGTAAACAAATCATCATAAAATATGAAATTTTTAGTTCCATATTCACTTACAATCATTTCGATTTCAGAAATGATATTTTCAGCGCTTCTGCCGCGCCATTGGCTGCCAAAAACCGATTTGTCACAGAAAACACAACGATAAGGGCAACCTCGTGAAGTAAACATAGTTGTAACAGGCCCTTCCCACGCAAAGGGATAACGGTATCTTTCATTTGGAAGGGATGTCCTGTCTGGAAAAGGAATTGAATCTACATCAGCTATCAATTCTCGGCTTTGAGTTTTACCTTCTCTTAAAATGAGCCCTTTGACCGAGGAATAATCTTTTCCCCTCTCAATATAATCGAGCAATTCGCAAAATGTTATTTCGCCTTCACCTGCAACTCCTATATCTATTTCAGGACAATCCTCGAAAACTCTTTCGCCGAATGCCGTAATATGAGGCCCTCCCATAACAATCATATTCACATCATTTCTCAAAAGTTTAGCCGCCCTGAATGAGGTATCGATTACAGGACTCATACCTCCGATTGCCAATATGTCAGGTTTTATTTTTCTTACTTCTTCCCGAAGTTTGTCCCAATTTATGCCAAGAGCAAAGGCGTCAAGAATTTCAATATCAAAACCCTTGGCTTTTGCAGAGGAGGAAAGATAAGCAAGCCCCAAGGGAGGGACAACTATATTCTCATATTCACGTTTTCTTGCAGGCGGATTTAAAAGAAGCACTTTCATAATATCTTTTCATTCCTTTAATGCTATTTCTGTCGCACTTATCGCATACTCTTTAAGCCACCTGCGAAACTGTTTTGCATCTACTTTTGAAATTTTTTTTATCATTCTTCGCTTTTCAATCATCTTTGGAAGTCCAAGAAATGCTGATGCATATGCTTTTACCAAAATTATGAATAAGTCAATCTTTGAAAATTCTTCTGTAAATCTTCCAGCAGCCCCCTTCCCGCTTATTGCGCCATATGCCTGAAAAATGAAACGAAGTAGTGTGTAAATAGGGCTAACAACAAGATTGGACAAGGGGAAATATTTTATGGCAATCCAAATTCTGTTTCTTTCAACATAAAATGCTTTGAGTTTAGAATATGGTGATGTGGAAGCGGAATAGCGGTGATAGACAACTGCATTAGGTACATATGTGCATTTCCATCCGTATATTCTGCATAACAAACCTATATCTGTATCATCTCCATAGGCAAAAAAATCTTCATCAAAAGGAGGAAAGAAAGGAAATGCTTCCCTCCTATACATAGCCGCACATCCGCTAGCAAAAAAAACCTCTTCTTCCCTGTCATATTGCCCTCTATCCTCTTCAAGCCGCCCTCTTCCTCTGTTTAAACCGTCAGCATAGATTAAATGCCCCGTGTTATCAATTATCTTTCTTTTGTCATACTGAAGAATTTTGCTTGCAAACATTCCGGATTCAGGATTTCTATCTGCGCTTTTGACCAAAG
Protein-coding sequences here:
- a CDS encoding glycosyltransferase family 2 protein, whose protein sequence is MTEKKGLASVIVLNWNGKDYIGECLDSLISQSYKSIEIIVVDNASTDGSAEMIEAKYSDKVKLIRLDDNKGFAGGNNEGIRNSRGEYILLINSDAVAEYNWIESLVKSADRNPESGMFASKILQYDKRKIIDNTGHLIYADGLNRGRGRLEEDRGQYDREEEVFFASGCAAMYRREAFPFFPPFDEDFFAYGDDTDIGLLCRIYGWKCTYVPNAVVYHRYSASTSPYSKLKAFYVERNRIWIAIKYFPLSNLVVSPIYTLLRFIFQAYGAISGKGAAGRFTEEFSKIDLFIILVKAYASAFLGLPKMIEKRRMIKKISKVDAKQFRRWLKEYAISATEIALKE
- a CDS encoding radical SAM protein, giving the protein MKVLLLNPPARKREYENIVVPPLGLAYLSSSAKAKGFDIEILDAFALGINWDKLREEVRKIKPDILAIGGMSPVIDTSFRAAKLLRNDVNMIVMGGPHITAFGERVFEDCPEIDIGVAGEGEITFCELLDYIERGKDYSSVKGLILREGKTQSRELIADVDSIPFPDRTSLPNERYRYPFAWEGPVTTMFTSRGCPYRCVFCDKSVFGSQWRGRSAENIISEIEMIVSEYGTKNFIFYDDLFTLKRDRVLEICSKIEERKIDIKWKCEGRVDRIDKEMLKAMKSAGCRVIAFGVESGNQKGIDYLKKNLDLSKVKNAFQMARDEGIETIAYFILGIPNETYEDEKRTVEFAVEINPTYAQFSTLSPYYGTWIYDEAVKRGWYKETSAKNPLDKDLKRPVIISDNWSEEKLQKIIRYAYRKFFLRPSYLLDRVRAVIKSPTRIKNLFKSGWSVVKWLLSKG